In the genome of Pseudoliparis swirei isolate HS2019 ecotype Mariana Trench chromosome 3, NWPU_hadal_v1, whole genome shotgun sequence, one region contains:
- the ube2b gene encoding LOW QUALITY PROTEIN: ubiquitin-conjugating enzyme E2 B (The sequence of the model RefSeq protein was modified relative to this genomic sequence to represent the inferred CDS: substituted 1 base at 1 genomic stop codon) encodes MSTPARRRLMRDFKRLQEDPPTGVSGAPSENNIMLWNAVIFGXVGSPLSTGTFKLLIEFSEEYPNKPPTVRFVSRMFHPNVYADGSICLDILQNRWSPTYDVSSILTSIQSLLDEPNPNSPANSQAAQLYQENKREYEKRVTAIVEQSWVDV; translated from the exons ATGTCGACACCGGCAAGGAGACGGCTTATGAGAGATTTTAAAAG gcttCAGGAGGACCCTCCCACCGGTGTGAGTGGAGCGCCGTCGGAGAACAACATCATGCTTTGGAACGCAGTTATTTTCGGGTGAGTCGGCT ctcccctctctacAGGAACCTTTAAGCTGCTCATAGAGTTTTCTGAGGAGTATCCAAACAAGCCGCCCACAGTTCGGTTCGTCTCCAGAATGTTTCACCCGAATg TCTACGCAGACGGCAGCATTTGTCTCGACATCCTTCAGAACCGCTGGAGCCCGACGTACGACGTGTcgtccatcctcacctccatccag TCGTTGCTGGACGAGCCGAACCCCAACAGCCCGGCCAACAGCCAGGCGGCGCAGCTCTACCAGGAGAACAAGCGGGAGTACGAGAAGAGGGTGACGGCCATCGTGGAGCAGAGCTGGGTGGACGTgtga
- the cdkn2aipnl gene encoding CDKN2AIP N-terminal-like protein, whose product MANLDVEDFIQQNRALAEQVDTFRGYWESEKHWTARRDFILRNVGDFEDPHLDQLVSLSMVWANNVFLGCRYNTELLEKVKDMGEGVVVEDPPIFKMRDEIMNKQQS is encoded by the exons ATGGCGAACCTGGACGTGGAGGACTTCATCCAGCAGAACAGAGCTCTGGCGGAGCAGGTCGACACGTTCCGCGGCTACTGGGAGAGCGAGAAGCACTGGACGGCGCGGAGGGACTTCATCCTGCGGAACGTCGGCGACTTCGAGGACCCGCACCTGGACCAGCTGGTGTCGCTGTCCATGGTCTGGGCCAACAACGTCTTCCTCGGCTGTCG GTACAACACGGAGCTGCTGGAGAAAGTGAAGGACATGGGCGAAGGCGTCGTGGTGGAGGACCCACCCATCTTCAAGATGAGGGACGAGATCATGAATAAGCAGCAG AGTTGA
- the ppp2cab gene encoding serine/threonine-protein phosphatase 2A catalytic subunit alpha isoform, producing MDEKAFSKELDQWIEQLNECKQLTEGQVKSLCEKAKEILTKESNVQEVRCPVTVCGDVHGQFHDLMELFKIGGKSPDTNYLFMGDYVDRGYYSVETVSLLVSLKVRYRERITILRGNHESRQITQVYGFYDECLRKYGNANVWKYFTDLFDYLPLTSLVDSQIFCLHGGLSPSIDTLDHIRALDRLQEVPHEGPMCDLLWSDPDDRGGWGISPRGAGYTFGQDISETFNHANRLTLVSRAHQLVMEGYNWCHERNVVTIFSAPNYCYRCGNQAAIMELDDTLKYSFLQFDPAPRRGEPHVTRRTPDYFL from the exons atggacGAAAAGGCGTTTTCGAAAGAACTCGATCAGTGGATCGAGCAGCTCAACGAATGCAAGCAGTTGACGGAGGGACAAGTGAAATCACTGTGTGAAAAG GCGAAGGAGATCCTCACCAAGGAGTCCAACGTGCAGGAGGTGCGGTGTCCGGTGACGGTGTGCGGCGACGTGCACGGCCAGTTCCACGACCTCATGGAGCTGTTCAAGATCGGGGGAAAGTCTCCGGACACCAACTACCTGTTCATGGGCGACTACGTGGACCGGGGCTACTACTCCGTGGAGACGGTGTCTCTGCTCGTGTCGCTCAAG GTCCGGTACCGGGAGCGCATCACCATCCTGCGGGGGAACCACGAGAGCCGGCAGATCACGCAGGTCTACGGCTTCTACGACGAGTGCCTCCGGAAGTACGGCAACGCCAACGTGTGGAAGTACTTCACGGACCTGTTCGACTACCTGCCGCTCACGTCCCTGGTGGACTCTCAG ATCTTCTGCCTCCACGGAGGCCTGTCGCCGTCCATCGACACTCTGGATCACATCCGGGCGCTGGACCGCCTGCAGGAGGTTCCCCACGAG ggtCCCATGTGTGACCTGCTGTGGTCCGACCCCGACGACCGCGGCGGCTGGGGCATCTCCCCCCGGGGGGCCGGCTACACCTTCGGCCAGGACATCTCGGAGACGTTCAACCACGCCAACCGCCTCACGCTGGTGTCCCGCGCCCACCAGCTGGTCATGGAG ggttACAACTGGTGCCACGAGAGGAACGTGGTGACGATATTCAGCGCTCCCAACTACTGCTACCGCTGTGGCAACCAGGCGGCCATCATGGAGCTGGACGACACCCTCAAGTACTCGTT TCTGCAGTTCGACCCGGCGCCTCGCAGAGGGGAGCCCCACGTCACTCGCCGCACCCCAGACTACTTCCTGTAA